The proteins below come from a single Salinilacihabitans rarus genomic window:
- a CDS encoding branched-chain amino acid ABC transporter permease: MTGAVALASGPGIEAAAFALDPAPALASAVEVLWDLLRPGTLLRIGLDALSKFGLYVTVAAGLSLIFGLMGVLNFAHGSLTMVGAYLGGAFMVATVTAETGGIGRLLLFFLAMALAFAAVTAVGAAIEVSLIRPIYDRPPLFQILLTFGVVLVVDELARIVLEFRGIQPSTVWEAPWGTRPAVLGGFYDVFGVSTRGIYMFEALVGLAVVAGTWWFLTETRYGLHIRAGSEDAEMAQALGIDVHRSFTVVFGVGAGLAALAGVLLMWDPRFGASVPLGVETLLIAFVVVIIGGLGSFRGTVVAAGIVGLTDATMTWLFQTHVPFPGLPEMVMFLVLVLVLIVRPQGLFGVAEVGGH, from the coding sequence ATGACGGGAGCCGTCGCCCTCGCCTCGGGCCCCGGGATCGAGGCGGCCGCGTTCGCCCTCGACCCGGCCCCGGCGCTCGCGTCGGCCGTCGAAGTCCTCTGGGACCTCCTGCGGCCGGGGACGTTGCTGCGGATCGGCCTCGACGCGCTCTCGAAGTTCGGCCTCTACGTCACCGTCGCGGCGGGGCTGTCGCTGATCTTCGGGCTGATGGGCGTGCTCAACTTCGCCCACGGCTCGCTGACGATGGTCGGCGCCTACCTCGGCGGCGCGTTCATGGTCGCGACGGTCACCGCCGAGACCGGAGGGATCGGCCGCCTCCTGCTGTTCTTCCTCGCGATGGCGCTCGCGTTCGCGGCCGTGACGGCCGTCGGCGCCGCCATCGAGGTGAGCCTGATCCGTCCGATCTACGACCGGCCGCCGCTGTTCCAGATCCTGCTCACCTTCGGCGTCGTGCTGGTGGTCGACGAACTGGCGCGGATCGTCCTCGAGTTCCGGGGGATCCAGCCGAGCACGGTCTGGGAGGCCCCGTGGGGGACCCGCCCGGCGGTGCTCGGCGGCTTCTACGACGTCTTCGGCGTCTCGACGCGAGGGATCTACATGTTCGAGGCGCTGGTGGGTCTCGCCGTGGTGGCCGGGACGTGGTGGTTCCTCACCGAAACCCGGTACGGCCTCCACATCCGCGCGGGCAGCGAGGACGCCGAGATGGCACAGGCGCTCGGCATCGACGTCCACCGGTCGTTCACCGTCGTCTTCGGCGTCGGGGCCGGACTGGCCGCGCTCGCGGGCGTCCTGCTGATGTGGGACCCGCGGTTCGGCGCGAGCGTCCCCCTCGGCGTGGAGACGCTGCTGATCGCGTTCGTCGTGGTCATCATCGGTGGCCTCGGGAGCTTCCGGGGTACCGTCGTCGCGGCCGGGATCGTCGGCCTCACCGACGCGACCATGACGTGGCTGTTCCAGACGCACGTCCCCTTCCCCGGCCTGCCGGAGATGGTGATGTTCCTCGTGCTCGTGCTCGTGCTGATCGTGCGCCCGCAGGGGCTGTTCGGCGTCGCGGAGGTGGGCGGCCATTAG
- a CDS encoding ABC transporter ATP-binding protein, translating into MTGTASAAADDADAAALELADVHTYYGESHVLQGVSLSVERGESVAIIGRNGVGKTTTLRSILQLTPPREGTVRLFGEDVTGLATHEVARWGVGWVPEARRMFAHLSVEENVRAATPPDANVEDALWRTFDRFPDLERLREHDAGDLSGGQQQMLAIARALVGDNDVLLVDEPSEGLAPLIVEEVADALAAAAEGATLVLVEQNFPMAMDLADRFYLLDHGRVVESGETADVSADDERIRRYLTA; encoded by the coding sequence GTGACGGGCACGGCGAGCGCCGCGGCCGACGACGCCGACGCCGCCGCCCTCGAACTCGCGGACGTCCACACCTACTACGGCGAGAGCCACGTCCTCCAGGGGGTCTCGCTGTCGGTGGAGCGCGGCGAGAGCGTGGCGATCATCGGGCGCAACGGCGTCGGCAAGACGACGACGCTGCGGTCGATCCTGCAACTCACGCCGCCCCGCGAGGGGACGGTGCGGCTGTTCGGCGAGGACGTCACCGGGCTGGCGACCCACGAGGTCGCCCGCTGGGGCGTCGGCTGGGTGCCCGAGGCGCGCCGGATGTTCGCCCACCTCTCCGTCGAGGAGAACGTCCGGGCGGCGACCCCGCCCGACGCGAACGTCGAGGACGCCCTCTGGCGGACGTTCGACCGCTTCCCCGACCTCGAACGGCTGCGCGAGCACGACGCCGGCGACCTGAGCGGCGGCCAGCAGCAGATGCTGGCGATCGCCCGCGCGCTCGTCGGCGACAACGACGTCCTGCTCGTCGACGAACCCAGCGAGGGGCTGGCCCCGCTGATCGTCGAGGAGGTGGCGGACGCGCTCGCGGCGGCCGCCGAGGGGGCGACGCTGGTGCTGGTCGAGCAGAACTTCCCGATGGCGATGGACCTCGCCGACCGGTTCTACCTGCTCGACCACGGCCGGGTCGTCGAGTCGGGCGAGACGGCCGACGTCTCCGCCGACGACGAGCGCATCCGGAGGTACCTCACCGCATGA
- a CDS encoding ABC transporter ATP-binding protein, producing the protein MTSETSTLLRTRGLTKRFGGIVAVDDVDFALERDECCSLIGPNGAGKTTFFDLLTGTLAPTAGRIEYRPPVDDADAGDDDWRDVTDAAPHETAILGVHRSYQITNVFPASTVLENVRIAAQAHGGADSWRLWRNVGAFEEYAAEARAILDRVGLADHADEPAANLSHGRKRHLEVAIALAGDPDVLLLDEPTAGVSRDGVDTIVSLIEDVAADHAVLLVEHNMDVVMGVSDRVAVLHRGSLIADGDPEAVRNDPEVQRAYLGGYGEDGESAATVEGEGDGGDGDGGDDADGSRPNDGDPGVSAA; encoded by the coding sequence GTGACCTCTGAGACGTCGACCCTGCTCCGGACGCGCGGGCTCACGAAGCGCTTCGGCGGGATCGTCGCCGTCGACGACGTCGACTTCGCCCTCGAACGCGACGAGTGTTGCTCGCTGATCGGCCCGAACGGCGCGGGGAAGACGACGTTCTTCGACCTGCTCACGGGGACGCTGGCGCCGACGGCGGGGCGGATCGAGTACCGGCCGCCGGTCGACGACGCCGACGCGGGCGACGACGACTGGCGCGACGTCACCGACGCGGCCCCCCACGAGACCGCGATTTTGGGCGTCCACCGCTCGTACCAGATCACGAACGTCTTCCCCGCCTCGACGGTCCTGGAGAACGTCCGGATCGCGGCCCAGGCCCACGGCGGCGCCGACTCGTGGCGGCTCTGGCGCAACGTCGGCGCGTTCGAGGAGTACGCCGCGGAGGCGCGGGCGATCCTCGACCGGGTCGGCCTCGCCGACCACGCCGACGAACCCGCGGCGAACCTGAGCCACGGGCGCAAACGCCACCTCGAGGTGGCCATCGCGCTCGCGGGCGACCCCGACGTGCTCCTGCTGGACGAACCGACGGCGGGGGTCTCCCGGGACGGCGTCGACACCATCGTCTCGCTGATCGAGGACGTCGCCGCCGACCACGCGGTCCTGCTCGTCGAACACAACATGGACGTGGTGATGGGCGTCAGCGACCGGGTCGCCGTCCTCCACCGGGGGAGCCTCATCGCCGACGGCGACCCCGAGGCCGTCCGGAACGACCCCGAGGTCCAGCGGGCGTACCTCGGCGGCTACGGCGAGGACGGGGAGTCGGCCGCGACCGTCGAGGGCGAGGGCGACGGGGGCGACGGCGACGGGGGCGACGACGCCGACGGGTCGCGGCCGAACGACGGTGATCCGGGGGTGTCCGCCGCGTGA
- a CDS encoding ABC transporter substrate-binding protein — MSPRTTRRGVLRRTGITGAIGLSIAGCLGQEEQDDGSDGDDGDDGDDGSDGSDGTDGGAGSDDPSDEPEGTVRIGVLQPMTGDLEYYGTQSLWGFLSGLAYKYDAAPAAVETAGQETIEGENVTYELYVEDTQFSGDQAQSLATQLVQDRDVDLLFGTSSSGAAEQVVRNVVEPAGVPMVIGPAAGANLTSDGETCNELVFRASENTAMDARSGGRYVAQETDVEAVYIMAADYTFGYAVADNYERVLEEEGVDVVGTDFVPQEYSEFEGHFENAVDAGADAVIGGFTVATLPQFLSTGLAGGYGLRMFGGFATQITNAAIGEVAGNVLGEPLTAEALEEAQLGPFTTRYHWNQYDNAINDWFVENYTDVYGVVPDLFTSGTFVAASSIVQAVRESGSTDGAEIAATMRGMTVTDTPKGEGGYEYQEYNNQARSAMTIANPVPTDDEWADDWDSAVMPSEPLATIGMDETTIPADDPEMNCDL, encoded by the coding sequence ATGTCACCGCGCACCACGCGCCGCGGCGTGCTCCGGCGGACGGGGATCACGGGCGCCATCGGGCTGTCGATCGCCGGCTGTCTCGGGCAGGAGGAACAGGACGACGGGAGCGACGGCGACGACGGCGACGACGGCGACGACGGGAGCGACGGGAGTGACGGCACCGACGGTGGAGCCGGCAGCGACGACCCCTCGGACGAACCGGAGGGGACCGTCCGGATCGGCGTCTTGCAGCCGATGACCGGCGACCTCGAGTACTACGGCACGCAGTCGCTCTGGGGGTTCCTCTCGGGGCTCGCTTACAAGTACGACGCGGCGCCGGCGGCCGTCGAGACGGCGGGTCAGGAGACGATCGAGGGCGAGAACGTCACCTACGAACTGTACGTCGAGGACACGCAGTTCAGCGGCGATCAGGCCCAGTCGCTCGCGACCCAGCTCGTCCAGGACCGGGACGTCGACCTCCTGTTCGGGACGAGTTCGTCGGGGGCGGCCGAGCAGGTCGTCCGGAACGTCGTCGAACCCGCGGGGGTGCCGATGGTGATCGGCCCGGCGGCCGGGGCGAACCTGACGTCCGACGGCGAGACCTGCAACGAACTCGTCTTCCGCGCGAGCGAGAACACGGCGATGGACGCGCGCAGCGGGGGCCGGTACGTCGCCCAGGAGACCGACGTCGAGGCGGTCTACATCATGGCCGCCGACTACACCTTCGGCTACGCCGTCGCGGACAACTACGAGCGCGTCCTCGAAGAGGAGGGCGTCGACGTGGTCGGCACGGACTTCGTCCCACAGGAGTACTCGGAGTTCGAGGGCCACTTCGAGAACGCGGTCGACGCCGGCGCCGACGCCGTCATCGGCGGTTTCACCGTAGCGACGCTCCCGCAGTTCCTCTCGACCGGGCTGGCCGGCGGCTACGGCCTCCGGATGTTCGGCGGCTTCGCCACCCAGATCACCAACGCCGCCATCGGCGAGGTCGCGGGGAACGTCCTCGGCGAGCCCCTGACCGCCGAGGCGCTGGAGGAGGCCCAACTCGGGCCGTTCACGACCCGGTACCACTGGAACCAGTACGACAACGCGATCAACGACTGGTTCGTCGAGAACTACACGGACGTCTACGGCGTCGTCCCCGACCTCTTTACCTCCGGGACGTTCGTCGCGGCCTCCTCGATCGTGCAGGCGGTCCGCGAGAGCGGGTCGACAGACGGCGCCGAGATCGCGGCGACGATGCGCGGGATGACCGTGACGGACACGCCGAAAGGCGAGGGCGGCTACGAGTACCAGGAGTACAACAACCAGGCCCGCTCGGCGATGACGATCGCGAACCCGGTGCCGACCGACGACGAGTGGGCCGACGACTGGGATTCGGCGGTCATGCCGAGCGAACCGCTCGCGACGATCGGGATGGACGAGACGACGATCCCGGCCGACGACCCGGAGATGAACTGTGACCTCTGA
- a CDS encoding Zn-ribbon domain-containing OB-fold protein, with product MSDDRLTHAEWTAAIEDGDLLGQRCPDCGHETAAPKAACARCGSREVETVSLPTEGVVHTATTIAVAPEGFEGPYRVAVIDLGEARVLARLDGDAGIGDAVELAGAVDDRDEPAPLFS from the coding sequence GTGAGCGACGACCGCCTCACTCACGCGGAGTGGACCGCCGCCATCGAGGACGGCGACCTGCTCGGCCAGCGCTGTCCGGACTGCGGCCACGAGACGGCCGCGCCGAAGGCCGCCTGCGCCCGCTGCGGTTCGCGCGAGGTCGAGACCGTCTCGCTGCCGACCGAGGGGGTCGTCCACACCGCGACGACGATCGCCGTCGCCCCGGAGGGGTTCGAGGGGCCGTACCGGGTCGCCGTGATCGACCTCGGCGAGGCACGCGTGCTGGCGCGCCTCGACGGCGACGCCGGGATCGGCGACGCGGTCGAACTCGCGGGCGCGGTCGACGACCGCGACGAGCCGGCGCCGCTGTTCTCCTGA
- a CDS encoding thiolase domain-containing protein — MTSPRIVGVGMTDFGVHERPLVELFADAAFAAFDDAGVEGGEIDAFYLGNAMGGQTERDTHLAPTLASHVGLAGIPCQRYEDACATSSNAFKHAVRAVESGRHDVVLVGGVERCTPATGLGTPEMTAVFASAAHRQYEQPTGLSFPGVFGLLTTRHMHEHGTTEEDLAAVAVKNHRHGTLNSRAQFGKETTVEEVLDSPLVASPFHLMDCCPFSDGAAAAIVASEEAAASLSGDPVGVAGVGHATDVVPLADKADLTATRSAREAAAQAYEEADIAPDHVDVAEVHDCFTGAEVLAIEALGFVEDGAGGPAAAAGTTALGGEIPVNPSGGLKAKGHPIGATGVAQLVELTEQLRGEAGDRQVADAEYALAHNLGGDAATTVVSVLEVVA, encoded by the coding sequence ATGACGAGTCCACGGATCGTCGGGGTCGGGATGACCGACTTCGGCGTCCACGAACGACCCCTCGTCGAACTGTTCGCGGACGCGGCGTTCGCGGCGTTCGACGACGCGGGCGTCGAAGGCGGGGAGATCGACGCGTTCTACCTCGGGAACGCGATGGGCGGCCAGACCGAACGGGACACCCACCTCGCGCCGACGCTCGCGAGCCACGTCGGCCTCGCGGGGATCCCCTGTCAGCGCTACGAGGACGCCTGCGCGACCTCCTCGAACGCGTTCAAACACGCCGTCCGCGCGGTCGAGTCGGGCCGGCACGACGTCGTCCTCGTCGGCGGCGTCGAGCGCTGCACGCCCGCGACGGGACTGGGAACGCCCGAGATGACGGCGGTGTTCGCCAGCGCGGCCCACCGCCAGTACGAGCAGCCGACGGGGCTGTCGTTCCCCGGCGTCTTCGGCCTGCTGACGACCCGGCACATGCACGAACACGGGACGACCGAGGAGGACCTCGCGGCGGTCGCGGTCAAGAACCACCGCCACGGCACGCTGAACTCGCGCGCGCAGTTCGGCAAGGAGACGACCGTCGAGGAGGTCCTCGACAGTCCCCTCGTCGCCTCGCCGTTTCACCTCATGGACTGCTGTCCGTTCTCCGACGGCGCCGCCGCGGCCATCGTCGCGAGCGAGGAGGCCGCCGCGTCGCTGTCCGGCGACCCGGTGGGCGTCGCGGGCGTCGGCCACGCGACCGACGTCGTCCCGCTGGCGGACAAGGCCGACCTCACGGCGACGCGGTCGGCCCGCGAGGCCGCGGCGCAGGCCTACGAGGAGGCCGACATTGCGCCGGATCATGTCGACGTCGCGGAGGTCCACGACTGCTTCACCGGCGCCGAGGTGCTCGCCATCGAGGCGCTGGGGTTCGTCGAGGACGGCGCGGGCGGCCCGGCCGCCGCGGCGGGGACGACCGCGCTCGGCGGCGAGATTCCGGTCAACCCCAGCGGCGGGCTGAAGGCGAAGGGCCACCCCATCGGCGCGACCGGCGTCGCCCAACTGGTCGAGTTGACCGAGCAACTGCGCGGCGAGGCCGGCGACCGGCAGGTTGCAGACGCCGAGTACGCCCTCGCGCACAACCTGGGTGGCGACGCCGCGACGACGGTCGTCTCCGTTCTGGAGGTGGTCGCGTGA
- a CDS encoding helix-turn-helix domain-containing protein: MIDLSMDMEQYDCPFIDTTDDHDVSFTAVQWGFDAERRELETRMMVDGEDRRTLESGLSTLREHRNMRECELFKKHEGTALIRTVIDETEAMRAIRANDGYITGPFHIADGSERWEVGFDDDRAAGDALAELERDNEFTVESRRTLELDELYDLLENAEAATELLEGCRTLSEVERRTLAVAARKGYFDQPRGATLQMLANEFDVSDTAVSKNVRRAERKVLRRVVSALDRLEDGRREPFD, translated from the coding sequence ATGATTGATCTTAGCATGGACATGGAGCAGTACGACTGTCCGTTCATCGACACCACGGACGACCACGACGTCTCGTTCACCGCGGTCCAGTGGGGGTTCGACGCCGAGCGACGGGAACTCGAGACGCGGATGATGGTCGACGGCGAGGACCGTCGGACGCTGGAGTCGGGGCTGTCGACGCTCCGCGAGCACCGGAACATGCGCGAGTGCGAACTGTTCAAGAAACACGAGGGGACGGCGCTCATCCGGACGGTGATCGACGAGACGGAGGCGATGCGGGCGATCCGCGCCAACGACGGCTACATCACCGGGCCGTTCCACATCGCCGACGGGAGCGAGCGCTGGGAGGTCGGCTTCGACGACGACCGGGCCGCCGGCGACGCGCTGGCGGAACTCGAACGGGACAACGAGTTCACCGTCGAGTCCCGGCGGACCCTCGAACTCGACGAACTGTACGACCTCCTCGAGAACGCCGAGGCCGCGACCGAGTTGCTCGAAGGCTGTCGCACCCTCTCGGAGGTCGAGCGCCGGACGCTCGCAGTCGCCGCCCGGAAGGGCTACTTCGACCAGCCCCGCGGCGCGACGCTGCAGATGCTCGCAAACGAGTTCGACGTCTCGGACACCGCCGTCTCGAAGAACGTCCGCCGGGCCGAGCGCAAGGTGTTGCGGCGGGTCGTCAGCGCGCTCGACCGCCTCGAAGACGGGCGACGGGAGCCGTTCGACTGA
- a CDS encoding AMP-binding protein, whose translation MNWGETAYEWVGDWTARRASLSPDRTAVVDEAAGEGYTYGDLERRANRTARLLDRFGVADGERVALVSRNRIEPFDLFAAAGKTGSVLAPLSYRLAPPELAELLDLVEPRLLVIESPHVERVEHAIARADVEPPVLELESDEPAGGWETYGDALPADDAPVETRRRSLEDPHLLLHTGGSTGTPKETTITHGSIYWNSFNTITAWGLRPDDVTPMVFPTFHTGGWNVLSIPIFHVGGTLVIDREVDPGRVLAQVEAHEATVLVAVPAVLRSMTTHEEWAGTDLSTLRFVKSGGGPCREATVRAWRERGVEISQGYGLTECGPNNFAMPDAFGPGKVASVGKPVLHADARVVDDDGDPLPPGEIGELELAGPHAAPGYWRNPEATADAFGGGWVSTGDLARVDDDGFYHVEGRKKNMFVSGGENVYPPEVEDAIADHPAVGEVIVVGVPDERWGTVGKAVIEPADAAGEGGDDGGADRPLTLGELEAFLDDRIARFKIPKHLAFVDEMPTSGPSKIDRAAVEERFGGDP comes from the coding sequence ATGAACTGGGGTGAGACGGCTTACGAGTGGGTCGGCGACTGGACCGCTCGACGGGCCTCGCTCTCGCCCGACCGGACGGCCGTCGTCGACGAGGCGGCCGGCGAGGGCTACACCTACGGCGACCTCGAACGGCGGGCCAACCGGACGGCGCGGCTGCTCGATCGGTTCGGCGTCGCGGACGGCGAGCGCGTGGCGCTCGTCTCGCGCAACCGGATCGAGCCGTTCGACCTGTTCGCCGCGGCCGGCAAGACCGGGAGCGTCCTCGCGCCGCTGTCGTACCGCCTCGCGCCGCCGGAACTGGCCGAGCTGCTCGACCTCGTCGAGCCGCGACTGCTGGTCATCGAGTCGCCCCACGTCGAGCGCGTCGAGCACGCGATCGCTCGCGCCGACGTCGAACCGCCGGTGCTCGAACTCGAGAGCGACGAACCCGCGGGGGGCTGGGAGACGTACGGCGACGCCCTCCCCGCCGACGACGCGCCGGTCGAGACGCGGCGGCGCTCGCTCGAGGACCCGCACCTGCTGTTGCACACGGGCGGGTCGACCGGGACGCCGAAGGAGACGACGATCACCCACGGCTCGATCTACTGGAACTCGTTCAACACGATCACCGCGTGGGGGCTGCGCCCGGACGACGTGACGCCGATGGTGTTCCCGACGTTCCACACCGGCGGCTGGAACGTCCTCTCGATACCCATCTTCCACGTCGGCGGGACGCTCGTCATCGACCGCGAGGTCGACCCCGGCCGGGTGCTCGCGCAGGTCGAGGCCCACGAGGCGACGGTGCTCGTCGCGGTGCCGGCGGTCCTGCGGTCGATGACGACCCACGAGGAGTGGGCGGGGACGGACCTCTCGACGCTCCGGTTCGTCAAGAGCGGGGGCGGCCCCTGCCGGGAGGCCACCGTGCGCGCGTGGCGCGAGCGCGGCGTCGAGATCTCCCAGGGGTACGGCCTCACCGAGTGCGGGCCGAACAACTTCGCGATGCCCGACGCGTTCGGCCCCGGGAAGGTCGCGAGCGTCGGGAAGCCGGTGTTGCACGCCGACGCCCGCGTCGTCGACGACGACGGCGACCCCCTCCCGCCCGGCGAGATCGGCGAACTCGAACTGGCGGGACCCCACGCCGCCCCCGGCTACTGGCGGAACCCGGAGGCGACCGCGGACGCCTTCGGCGGCGGGTGGGTCTCGACCGGCGACCTCGCCCGGGTCGACGACGACGGCTTCTACCACGTCGAGGGGCGCAAGAAGAACATGTTCGTCAGCGGCGGCGAGAACGTCTACCCGCCGGAGGTCGAGGACGCCATCGCCGACCACCCCGCCGTCGGGGAGGTGATCGTCGTCGGCGTCCCGGACGAACGGTGGGGGACGGTCGGGAAGGCGGTGATCGAACCCGCCGACGCCGCCGGGGAGGGCGGCGATGACGGCGGCGCCGACCGCCCTCTCACCCTCGGGGAACTCGAGGCGTTCCTCGACGACCGCATCGCCCGGTTCAAGATCCCGAAACACCTCGCGTTCGTCGACGAGATGCCGACGAGCGGCCCGTCGAAGATCGATCGGGCGGCGGTCGAGGAGCGGTTCGGGGGAGACCCGTGA
- a CDS encoding alpha/beta fold hydrolase: MHTATNDGVSLAYEVDGPVDAEPVVFLEGLGYGRWMWRRQREALSREYRTILPDNRGTGDSDAPPGPYSIPELAADLEAVLADAGVDRAHLVGASMGGMIAKRYAVEYDRAATLSLLCTTPGGDEAVPVPEETRERMFDVPPGADERETIRHRMAPAVSDSFYAERPDLVEWIVDRRLETDASEAARAAQAAAVEAFDAADELAAVEAPALVLHGTADRVVPVENADLLAAALPDARLELREGGHHLFFLEEASWVTDRLRDFLAANPIPAGGR, encoded by the coding sequence ATGCACACGGCGACCAACGACGGCGTCTCCCTCGCCTACGAGGTCGACGGCCCCGTCGACGCCGAGCCAGTCGTCTTCCTCGAAGGACTGGGGTACGGCCGGTGGATGTGGCGCCGCCAGCGGGAGGCCCTGTCGCGGGAGTACCGGACGATCCTCCCGGACAACCGCGGCACCGGCGACTCCGACGCGCCCCCGGGCCCGTACTCGATCCCCGAACTGGCGGCCGACCTCGAGGCCGTCCTCGCGGACGCGGGCGTCGACCGCGCCCACCTCGTCGGCGCGAGCATGGGCGGGATGATCGCCAAGCGGTACGCCGTCGAGTACGACCGGGCGGCGACGCTCTCGCTTCTGTGTACGACTCCCGGCGGGGACGAGGCGGTTCCCGTCCCCGAGGAGACCCGGGAGCGCATGTTCGACGTGCCCCCGGGCGCGGACGAGCGCGAGACGATCCGCCACCGGATGGCGCCGGCCGTCTCCGACTCGTTCTACGCGGAGCGCCCGGATCTGGTCGAGTGGATCGTCGACCGCCGCCTCGAGACCGACGCGAGCGAGGCGGCGCGGGCGGCCCAGGCCGCCGCGGTGGAGGCGTTCGACGCGGCCGACGAACTCGCGGCCGTCGAGGCGCCGGCGCTGGTGCTCCACGGGACCGCGGACCGCGTCGTCCCCGTCGAGAACGCCGACCTGCTCGCGGCGGCGCTGCCGGACGCGCGTCTCGAACTGCGCGAGGGCGGCCACCACCTGTTCTTCCTCGAGGAGGCGTCGTGGGTGACGGATCGGCTCCGGGACTTTCTGGCCGCGAACCCGATTCCCGCCGGGGGACGATGA
- a CDS encoding RNA-guided pseudouridylation complex pseudouridine synthase subunit Cbf5: MSLRGPPEERSPAELLSFGVVNLDKPPGPSSHQVSGWIRDAVAEALAASGDEPIERAAHAGTLDPKVTGCLPIMLGDATRLAQVFLEGAKEYVAVLECHAPVPADVEAVVAEFEGPIYQKPPRKSAVSRRLRTREMYDLDVLEVEDRRALLRIRCESGTYVRKLCHDLGLALGTGAHMGHLRRTATDPFDDATLCDAHDLLDALAFWVEDDDPGPLYEVVDPAERILDGLPAVTIAESAAREVAEGAPVYAPGVLEAPDVDRDALVACYAPTGAAVCLGRLVGDPDAESGTVVELERVLV, translated from the coding sequence ATGAGCCTGCGCGGCCCCCCCGAGGAGCGATCGCCCGCCGAACTGCTCTCGTTCGGCGTCGTCAACCTCGACAAGCCCCCCGGCCCCTCCTCCCACCAGGTCAGCGGCTGGATCCGCGACGCCGTCGCCGAGGCGCTCGCGGCGTCGGGCGACGAACCGATCGAACGGGCGGCCCACGCCGGGACGCTCGACCCGAAGGTGACCGGCTGTCTCCCGATCATGCTCGGGGACGCGACGCGACTCGCGCAGGTGTTCCTCGAGGGCGCGAAGGAGTACGTCGCCGTCCTCGAGTGTCACGCGCCGGTGCCCGCCGACGTCGAAGCGGTCGTCGCGGAGTTCGAGGGACCGATCTACCAGAAGCCGCCGCGCAAGAGCGCCGTCTCCCGGCGACTCCGGACCCGCGAGATGTACGACCTCGACGTGCTCGAAGTCGAGGACCGTCGAGCGCTGCTGCGAATCCGCTGTGAGAGCGGCACCTACGTCCGGAAGCTCTGTCACGACCTCGGACTCGCGCTGGGGACGGGCGCGCACATGGGCCACCTGCGACGGACGGCGACGGACCCGTTCGACGACGCGACGCTGTGTGACGCCCACGACCTGCTCGACGCGCTCGCGTTCTGGGTCGAGGACGACGACCCCGGGCCCCTGTACGAGGTCGTCGACCCCGCCGAACGGATCCTCGACGGACTGCCCGCGGTGACGATCGCAGAGAGCGCCGCCCGCGAGGTCGCCGAGGGCGCGCCGGTGTACGCCCCGGGCGTCCTCGAAGCGCCCGACGTCGACCGCGACGCGCTGGTCGCCTGTTACGCGCCGACCGGCGCGGCGGTCTGTCTGGGTCGGCTGGTCGGCGACCCCGACGCCGAGTCGGGGACGGTCGTGGAGTTAGAGCGAGTGCTCGTCTGA
- the cmk gene encoding (d)CMP kinase — protein MLLTVSGPPGSGKSTTAELLADAFDLEHVSGGDIFRELADERGYTALEFNKLAEENDQIDRDLDRRLREVAVERDDLVLESRLAGWLAGEHADFRFWLDAPASVRGERIAEREGKDPARATEETRAREASEAQRYAEYYDIDIRDLTIYDLSINTARWEPDAVLDMLVTAVEEYDADGDEGKTPVTDVRYEF, from the coding sequence ATGTTACTGACGGTTTCCGGCCCGCCGGGCAGCGGGAAGAGCACGACCGCGGAACTGCTCGCCGACGCCTTCGATCTGGAACACGTAAGCGGGGGCGACATCTTCCGCGAACTGGCCGACGAGCGGGGGTACACGGCACTCGAGTTCAACAAACTCGCCGAGGAGAACGACCAGATCGACCGCGACCTCGACCGGCGCCTGCGCGAGGTCGCGGTCGAGCGCGACGACCTCGTACTCGAGTCGCGACTCGCGGGGTGGCTCGCGGGCGAGCACGCCGACTTTCGCTTCTGGCTCGACGCGCCGGCGTCGGTCCGCGGCGAGCGCATCGCCGAGCGCGAGGGGAAAGATCCCGCGCGAGCGACCGAGGAGACGCGGGCGCGCGAGGCCAGCGAGGCCCAGCGGTACGCGGAGTACTACGACATCGACATCCGCGACCTGACGATCTACGACCTCTCGATCAACACCGCCCGCTGGGAACCCGACGCGGTGCTGGACATGCTCGTCACCGCCGTCGAGGAGTACGACGCCGACGGCGACGAGGGGAAGACGCCCGTCACCGACGTCCGCTACGAGTTCTGA